From a single Lewinella sp. LCG006 genomic region:
- a CDS encoding YceI family protein, whose product MTKYSLSLVASLMVISVAFMQCSAPENDEAQVTSQLDTSMSVITAEVKVDSGLIAVDQPEMMVDKPKEMASKPKVARIDKPAMTTNKPKAIITEKPSVAVTVPKITTTEKPIPTIVEQLEDVTTQELEAAAPEILKAVTTEIQSKLTAADFSLKSVNATISGTSTLHDWVSKVTVMEGKGSFQMEDNVLSSIKDAEIKIKVTGIKSEEGDKMDDKTYEAFNSDKYPSIIFPFSNAVVNINDTHAVSIGTTGNLTMAGTSKAVSLLAIGKELPNGDLQLTVSKTIKMTDFNMEPPVMFLGAIKVGDEITVSFDFVLSKD is encoded by the coding sequence ATGACTAAATATTCCCTGTCACTTGTCGCGTCGCTGATGGTCATCTCTGTTGCATTCATGCAATGCAGTGCGCCTGAAAATGATGAAGCACAGGTGACTAGCCAACTGGATACTTCCATGTCAGTGATCACTGCTGAAGTAAAGGTAGATTCGGGACTAATAGCTGTAGACCAGCCTGAAATGATGGTTGATAAGCCTAAAGAGATGGCTAGTAAGCCTAAGGTAGCCCGTATTGATAAGCCTGCAATGACTACTAACAAACCTAAGGCAATAATCACTGAAAAGCCGAGCGTTGCTGTTACCGTTCCCAAAATAACCACCACGGAAAAGCCCATCCCAACTATTGTTGAACAACTGGAAGACGTTACTACTCAAGAGCTGGAAGCAGCGGCTCCTGAGATACTTAAGGCAGTAACTACTGAAATACAGTCAAAATTGACCGCTGCTGACTTTTCCCTGAAATCTGTAAATGCAACCATCAGTGGTACGTCCACTTTACATGATTGGGTGTCAAAAGTGACGGTAATGGAAGGCAAGGGTTCCTTTCAGATGGAAGACAATGTGCTGTCTTCGATTAAAGATGCTGAAATTAAAATTAAAGTGACTGGCATTAAGAGTGAAGAAGGGGATAAGATGGATGATAAAACCTACGAAGCTTTTAATTCAGACAAGTATCCTTCTATTATTTTTCCCTTCAGCAATGCCGTTGTAAATATAAATGATACTCACGCTGTAAGCATAGGTACTACCGGTAATCTTACCATGGCTGGTACCAGCAAGGCGGTTTCTCTTTTGGCTATTGGAAAAGAACTGCCTAATGGAGACTTGCAATTAACCGTTTCCAAAACGATAAAGATGACAGACTTCAATATGGAGCCCCCTGTCATGTTCCTTGGAGCCATAAAAGTTGGAGACGAAATAACCGTCAGCTTCGATTTTGTTCTGTCTAAAGATTAA
- a CDS encoding RNA polymerase sigma factor yields MTHQEFNVELINKRSILFAFALKLTKDYQDAQDLFQDGTMRAFHYCSHFVMGTNFRAWMATIIRNTFINNFRENKRRGLVKISFERSLLYTESKSTLANQGEVNIRIQEIYGMLDEVDDKYSVPFLMHHQGYQYKEIGQALNLPIGTVKSRLYTARQVLQKKVNARN; encoded by the coding sequence ATGACACATCAAGAGTTTAATGTTGAATTGATTAACAAAAGATCAATCCTTTTTGCTTTCGCTTTGAAATTGACCAAAGATTACCAGGATGCGCAGGACCTTTTTCAAGATGGAACTATGCGCGCCTTTCATTACTGCTCCCATTTTGTAATGGGTACCAATTTTCGAGCTTGGATGGCAACGATTATCCGCAACACTTTTATCAATAATTTTCGGGAAAATAAAAGAAGAGGCTTGGTTAAAATATCTTTTGAAAGGTCTCTTCTCTATACGGAAAGCAAGAGTACACTGGCCAATCAAGGTGAAGTAAACATTAGAATTCAGGAAATCTATGGCATGTTGGATGAGGTAGACGACAAATACTCAGTTCCCTTTTTAATGCATCACCAAGGGTACCAATACAAAGAGATTGGACAGGCTTTAAACCTACCCATTGGTACAGTAAAAAGCCGCTTGTATACTGCCCGACAGGTCTTGCAAAAAAAAGTCAACGCCAGGAATTAG
- a CDS encoding cupin domain-containing protein, whose product MDEAELEKSKVNITVEIIEYIPNAVVIKTILKKSTGNISVMSFDGGEGLTEKITPFDSFAQIIEGKAEIVIAGKSHMLQTGESIVIPAHKANFIRPNGRFKMVLTVIKSGYED is encoded by the coding sequence ATGGACGAAGCTGAACTGGAAAAATCCAAAGTAAATATCACCGTAGAGATCATTGAATACATTCCTAATGCAGTAGTCATAAAAACGATCCTTAAAAAGTCGACAGGGAATATTAGCGTGATGTCTTTTGATGGAGGGGAAGGCCTGACTGAAAAGATAACGCCCTTTGATTCCTTCGCTCAGATTATTGAAGGCAAGGCAGAAATTGTGATTGCCGGCAAGTCACATATGCTGCAGACGGGGGAGTCCATCGTAATACCTGCTCACAAGGCAAATTTTATTAGACCAAATGGAAGGTTCAAGATGGTACTTACCGTAATAAAAAGCGGTTATGAAGATTGA
- a CDS encoding alpha/beta fold hydrolase codes for MKYYKTMLTLLLMAVMSQFAAAQHNAGHNGKILMIASNPAVSEQTGWPIGAWYSEVAHPLWAFTEAGYTMDIASPEGGEVKFDAFSDPEDESQYAAFDYLSLGFKKDPVRQEQIKHTLKLSDVNPDEYKAIFVCGGQGPMYTFINNEELHQFFVDFYQTGKPTAAICHGTSILLKTKLPNGKLLVEGKKWTGFASSEEQYADNYVGMQIQPFRIEDEARKIANTTFVVAPPFEAFAVKDGNLITGQQQNSGAAAAELVLEELHKQRKNYPTYVLVHGAWADESAWGFVRNQLAVQANVVVVNLPAHGVELTPANQVALSDYVKTVTDAIQQQAGKVILVGHSMAGMVVSQVAENIPNKIDKLIYVAAYLPQNGEDLLTLSSQDKQSEVGGALEFNADYSAATIKKEMIAPAVCADCPDYMKEVLVKYHKAEPAKPLSEKVSLTQQNFGSVPKYYIHTTQDHAVGYELQKQMVKANGTIQKTFEMNTSHLPFVVQPQEFLTIITTIK; via the coding sequence ATGAAATATTATAAGACGATGCTTACGCTGCTTTTGATGGCAGTAATGAGTCAGTTTGCCGCCGCACAGCACAATGCGGGTCACAATGGTAAAATATTGATGATTGCGTCCAACCCCGCCGTTAGTGAGCAAACGGGTTGGCCCATTGGGGCCTGGTATTCGGAGGTCGCCCACCCACTTTGGGCATTTACCGAGGCTGGATATACGATGGACATTGCCAGCCCCGAAGGAGGAGAAGTAAAGTTTGATGCTTTCAGCGACCCCGAAGACGAAAGCCAATATGCTGCTTTTGACTACTTGTCACTAGGTTTCAAAAAAGACCCTGTAAGGCAAGAACAGATTAAGCATACGCTAAAATTGTCGGACGTGAACCCCGACGAGTACAAAGCCATCTTTGTTTGTGGAGGACAGGGGCCGATGTACACCTTTATCAACAATGAGGAACTACATCAATTCTTTGTAGATTTTTACCAAACCGGAAAACCAACGGCAGCCATTTGTCACGGCACGAGTATTTTACTCAAAACAAAACTGCCGAACGGAAAGCTGTTGGTCGAAGGAAAAAAGTGGACGGGTTTCGCTTCTTCCGAAGAACAATATGCCGACAACTACGTAGGGATGCAAATCCAACCCTTCCGCATCGAAGACGAAGCCCGAAAAATAGCCAACACTACCTTTGTGGTTGCTCCTCCTTTTGAGGCTTTTGCCGTAAAAGACGGCAACCTGATCACCGGACAACAGCAAAATAGTGGTGCTGCCGCCGCTGAATTGGTATTGGAAGAACTCCACAAGCAAAGGAAAAACTATCCTACTTATGTATTGGTGCACGGCGCCTGGGCCGACGAAAGTGCCTGGGGTTTTGTGAGAAACCAACTGGCCGTCCAGGCCAATGTAGTGGTGGTAAACCTACCCGCACACGGCGTGGAGCTCACCCCGGCCAATCAAGTAGCACTCAGTGATTACGTAAAAACAGTTACCGATGCGATTCAGCAGCAAGCAGGAAAAGTCATCCTGGTGGGGCATAGCATGGCAGGCATGGTCGTCTCTCAGGTAGCGGAAAATATTCCCAACAAGATCGACAAGTTGATCTATGTTGCTGCCTACTTGCCGCAAAATGGAGAAGACCTCCTGACGCTTTCCAGCCAGGACAAGCAGAGTGAAGTAGGAGGAGCTCTGGAGTTCAACGCAGACTACTCTGCTGCCACGATAAAAAAAGAGATGATCGCTCCGGCAGTTTGTGCTGATTGTCCGGATTACATGAAAGAGGTATTGGTAAAATACCACAAAGCAGAACCCGCCAAGCCGCTCAGCGAAAAGGTAAGCTTGACGCAGCAAAACTTCGGGAGCGTACCGAAATATTACATCCATACCACCCAGGACCATGCGGTTGGCTACGAATTGCAAAAGCAGATGGTCAAAGCCAACGGCACCATCCAAAAGACTTTTGAGATGAATACCTCCCATTTGCCTTTTGTGGTTCAACCACAGGAGTTTTTAACGATCATTACGACGATCAAATAA
- a CDS encoding DUF481 domain-containing protein, whose product MRKTYLVSIFLLTSLLAFAQINESDTVGFQLQLRSGGSYQTGNVELLRVTNQLDVSTRISSDLVFKTQNNYFYQRFFGNKADEDLASSNYLYLQPENILYPYAISFISTNFRRDLDLRTFTGLGLTYQLLQKTAQTVKLSANVLYEQSTYRSQVFNYQEFDGSEHIKAFWSTLYLRGFHPLKEAALKLTYELYWQQSLADRVNYRYHLLAGLDLSVRKGFSIQSRIIYAYENLVTTRVKQKDLLWTWGLAYQFKSK is encoded by the coding sequence ATGAGAAAAACCTATCTCGTTAGTATTTTCCTATTAACCAGCCTGCTTGCTTTTGCTCAGATCAATGAAAGCGACACGGTTGGCTTCCAGCTTCAACTACGCTCGGGAGGTTCCTATCAAACCGGAAATGTAGAACTTCTCCGGGTGACCAACCAGTTGGATGTATCCACAAGAATATCCAGCGATCTGGTTTTTAAAACGCAGAATAATTACTTCTACCAAAGATTTTTTGGCAACAAAGCAGATGAAGATTTGGCGAGCAGCAACTACCTGTACCTCCAACCGGAGAACATCCTCTATCCTTATGCCATAAGTTTTATCTCGACGAATTTCCGAAGAGACCTTGACCTGCGAACGTTTACCGGGCTCGGGCTGACCTATCAGTTACTACAAAAAACAGCTCAAACCGTCAAACTCTCGGCCAATGTGCTTTACGAGCAATCGACCTATCGTAGCCAAGTTTTCAATTATCAGGAATTTGATGGCTCGGAGCACATTAAGGCTTTTTGGAGCACGCTTTATCTCCGTGGCTTTCATCCATTAAAGGAAGCTGCCCTCAAGCTCACCTACGAACTCTATTGGCAACAGTCGCTAGCCGACAGGGTGAATTACCGCTATCATCTCCTGGCTGGCTTGGACCTTAGCGTACGGAAGGGGTTTTCCATCCAGTCGAGGATCATCTACGCTTACGAAAACCTAGTGACGACGCGGGTCAAACAAAAGGATTTGTTGTGGACCTGGGGATTGGCTTATCAGTTTAAATCAAAGTGA
- a CDS encoding ATP-dependent endonuclease has translation MKLKKLSIKGLKCYEDSGEIPFHNLTVFIGENDAGKSTIFDAIEIILNNKNPGDEDFRDDADAIQIELTLTPSSENVDISKFILDGELKIRRIIPKSESSKYFCYLEVYSDNELNNYNDLNAPELKALLERYGIDRKSNQAERKGAVEDYLKRHELPKTRIWQEIRYNSIVNHLPIFQRFSSSDYGNPEGIIRKTLEIVYRNSFYEKDEDGNEVLKESFQGLKRNITSDLDNKLENQLLGHIKKYKPEIDIIKGNYNIDFSRGLSFFGLNIIDASGKEKSISQIGEGSKKKIFLSILEWDAEINATADSNRFLIRGYDEPDSNLHYDAQRKMFYVIRDLAEDESLNIQSIICTHSLTMIDRAPANNINHVLRNEVEEKSRILYLDTDESEDIRQFLSKISEISGIKNSSIFYEKCFLLVEGESEQNAIPILYKTFTKKDLIEDGIVLINLQTNGQWSNALKFLHKNKKDCTILLLDKDTQFPNSKNQVTLSKLREVGFDDDFLENHCFFIGAKEFEDVFTNIQLKNTCTRAFVKDDESEWTINDFESIRNSVKFSKDLRRLISTLCKRNIGKPEIASEIAFDLTKEEIENIEILKNAFMKIQSIIE, from the coding sequence ATGAAGCTGAAAAAATTATCCATCAAAGGCCTGAAGTGTTATGAAGATTCGGGAGAAATTCCATTTCATAATCTCACGGTTTTTATAGGCGAAAATGATGCAGGTAAGTCAACTATTTTTGATGCGATTGAAATTATTTTGAACAATAAAAATCCAGGAGATGAAGACTTTAGAGATGATGCTGATGCTATTCAAATTGAATTGACTTTAACACCATCTAGTGAAAATGTAGATATTTCTAAATTTATTTTGGATGGGGAATTAAAAATTAGGCGAATTATACCGAAATCAGAATCGTCAAAGTATTTCTGTTATCTAGAAGTATACTCAGATAATGAGCTTAATAATTACAATGATTTAAACGCGCCTGAACTTAAAGCTCTATTAGAACGATATGGAATTGATAGAAAATCAAATCAAGCTGAAAGAAAAGGTGCTGTCGAGGATTATCTAAAACGTCATGAGTTACCAAAAACTAGAATTTGGCAAGAAATTAGATACAATAGTATTGTTAATCACCTGCCAATATTTCAACGATTCTCGTCAAGCGATTATGGAAATCCAGAAGGTATTATTAGAAAAACTTTAGAAATTGTATACAGAAATTCATTCTATGAAAAAGATGAAGACGGGAATGAGGTGCTTAAAGAGAGTTTTCAAGGCTTGAAAAGAAATATAACCTCAGATTTAGACAATAAATTAGAAAATCAATTACTAGGGCATATTAAAAAGTACAAGCCTGAAATAGATATAATTAAAGGAAATTACAATATTGATTTTTCAAGAGGACTCTCTTTCTTTGGATTAAACATTATTGATGCTTCGGGCAAAGAGAAATCTATTTCTCAAATAGGAGAAGGCTCGAAAAAGAAAATTTTTCTATCTATACTTGAATGGGATGCTGAAATAAATGCAACAGCTGACTCGAATAGGTTTTTAATCCGAGGATATGACGAGCCTGATTCTAATCTTCACTATGACGCTCAACGAAAGATGTTCTATGTAATTCGAGATTTAGCAGAAGATGAATCTTTGAATATTCAATCTATTATTTGTACTCACTCATTAACTATGATTGATAGGGCCCCTGCTAACAATATTAATCATGTTTTAAGAAATGAAGTAGAAGAAAAATCAAGAATCTTATATTTGGATACTGATGAAAGCGAAGACATCAGACAATTTTTATCTAAGATTTCTGAAATTAGCGGAATCAAAAATAGTAGCATTTTTTATGAAAAATGCTTCCTTCTTGTTGAAGGTGAGAGTGAGCAAAATGCTATACCTATTTTGTATAAAACTTTTACTAAAAAAGATCTAATAGAAGATGGTATCGTACTGATAAACCTTCAGACAAATGGCCAATGGAGTAACGCACTAAAGTTTCTTCATAAAAATAAAAAAGATTGTACGATCCTTCTACTTGACAAGGATACTCAGTTTCCGAATTCAAAAAACCAAGTAACATTATCAAAATTACGAGAGGTTGGATTTGATGATGATTTTTTAGAAAATCATTGTTTTTTTATTGGGGCTAAAGAGTTTGAAGATGTTTTTACAAATATACAATTAAAAAATACCTGCACTAGAGCATTCGTGAAAGACGATGAAAGTGAATGGACAATAAATGATTTTGAATCTATTAGGAATAGTGTTAAATTTTCAAAGGACTTGAGAAGATTAATTAGTACCTTATGTAAAAGAAATATAGGTAAACCAGAAATTGCGTCCGAAATTGCTTTTGATTTGACTAAAGAAGAAATTGAGAATATTGAGATTCTTAAAAATGCATTTATGAAAATACAATCAATAATCGAATAA